In Camelina sativa cultivar DH55 chromosome 13, Cs, whole genome shotgun sequence, the genomic window GCTTCGATCCGTACGCAGGTATATTCATACGTCATACTAATACCAAGTATATACGTAGATGCTTTCGTTTTCTTACACAGTGTGGTGTCCGTTTAATTCCACGTTTGACAAATCCATGAACTTTGAGAACCTTATTATTTTCCCACACTATCAAGTgttcttaattaagttttcatCTAAATAATAAGTtgtcttaagtttttttttttgcttgttgtCGTGAATGATGaaagaatcacaaattttgCAAAAGAGACTCACGTTTTATGACGTTCATTCCAAAAACCTTGGGATATGTCATCTAAAAACGTACTTTTCTGATGAGAAGTTAAGATATTCTTATCTTCAGTCTAgacaattttataaattaagtttcttctttttatttttcttgggatcccaattttttttcttccttgggATCCAAATGCAAAAAGTTAAAACGTCACTTTTGAAAAGTTGAGTGATTCGATTGGGATGGTAGTTCAGTTCCCTCTAAGAAAATGGTAGCGGACATAACTATATTTCTCTTACTCACGGAAATtaaagtaattttatttttatttttgttgtgcattttttttatatatgtttgatgtTATAAAGTTTTGTTGTGCGTCACATTACATCAGGAAATTTATACACGCCGCCTGCGGATACGCAAACCGGACCGGTTATTGCTGTACCGGAACCAGAAAAGATCATGAATGCGTACCGATTcccgaacaacaacaacaacgagatgatgataaagaagaagagactaacGAGTGGACAATTAGCTTCACTTGAACGGAGTTTTCAAGAAGAGATCAAACTGGATTCAGACAGGAAGGTGAAGCTGTCGCGAGAGCTTGGTCTGCAGCCACGTCAGATAGCGGTTTGGTTCCAGAACCGCCGTGCACGCTGGAAGGCGAAGCAGCTCGAGCAGTTGTACGACTCGCTTAGACAAGAGTACGACGTCGTTTCTAGAGAGAAGCAGATGTTACATGAGGAGGTCTGTGTACGATATTTCACTATTTTAAAGTCATGGGGCCTAAATTAACTATAATCATTTTACCTTTTTATCCCTTAGTTATTGATTTTATCAGAATGCCCCTAACAAAATTGGACTGGTGACTTCAGGTGAAGAAGCTGAGAGCTATACTAAGAGACCAAGGTCTGATCAAGAAGCAATTCTCTTCCAGTACCATCAAAGTTTCCAATGAGGAAGACACGGCGGAGCTTCCGTCGATTGTGATAGCTCATCCAAGAACAGAGAATCTGAACAGCGGAGGGAATCAAATCTACGGTACTGAGCAGTACACCAATCCAATGATGGCAGCTTCCTCTGGCTGGTCATCTTACCCGTGATAGCTTTTGCTTATCTTTGAGAGACAggggaagagaaggagagagagagagagagagagtatgagTAAAATTAGAGCTTTAGACTAGGACTTTGAGTAGTGTTCTACGA contains:
- the LOC104734402 gene encoding putative homeobox-leucine zipper protein ATHB-51 encodes the protein MEWSTTSNVENVRVAFMPPPWAPECSSFNSLHSFGFDPYAGNLYTPPADTQTGPVIAVPEPEKIMNAYRFPNNNNNEMMIKKKRLTSGQLASLERSFQEEIKLDSDRKVKLSRELGLQPRQIAVWFQNRRARWKAKQLEQLYDSLRQEYDVVSREKQMLHEEVKKLRAILRDQGLIKKQFSSSTIKVSNEEDTAELPSIVIAHPRTENLNSGGNQIYGTEQYTNPMMAASSGWSSYP